The Pirellulimonas nuda genome includes a region encoding these proteins:
- a CDS encoding alkaline phosphatase D family protein, with product MTATVDQLADGTIPGREGEARLRYAAEADLADAKLTAWKKALPGNNWSLKFQLNGLAPATRQFYRVEMRENAGAPVTRSDVHSFMTAPPSSERAPVHFQVTTCQDVRGASTYSAMAEQQPDFCISAGDTVYYDGSALARTVPTAWQAYEKMFGLPEMKAYHRDVGTYFMKDDHDYRFNDADPYMKGRWVSPMKAGAGAVLTQTRGNKRLDVAWLSHEQGIEVFKQVFPLGDRTDRTVKWGKGIQVWMLEGRDFRSPNSQTDGPDKSIWGAEQTAWLKQTLLASDADHRVVISPTPIIGPDRAMKGDNHANLNGFWYEAQAFLDWVKDNGLDNIIIICGDRHWQYFSVDERNGRNIPEFCCGPTSDDHTQQVPPPYKGVRRPYGARRGGFLGVRFDPADRSLACQFYSMTGEPLFKKVFTP from the coding sequence TTGACCGCGACCGTAGACCAGCTGGCGGACGGGACCATCCCGGGACGGGAGGGTGAGGCCAGGCTGCGCTACGCAGCCGAAGCGGATCTGGCGGACGCCAAGTTGACCGCTTGGAAGAAGGCGCTGCCGGGGAACAACTGGTCGCTGAAGTTCCAGCTCAACGGTTTGGCCCCGGCGACGCGTCAGTTCTACCGCGTCGAAATGCGCGAGAACGCTGGCGCTCCTGTCACGCGGTCTGATGTGCACTCCTTCATGACGGCGCCTCCTTCGAGCGAACGGGCGCCTGTCCATTTTCAAGTGACGACGTGCCAAGATGTCAGAGGCGCTTCGACCTATTCGGCCATGGCGGAGCAGCAGCCGGATTTCTGCATCTCGGCGGGCGACACGGTCTACTACGACGGGTCGGCTTTGGCAAGGACCGTCCCGACGGCCTGGCAGGCCTACGAGAAAATGTTCGGGCTACCAGAGATGAAGGCCTACCACCGCGATGTAGGGACCTACTTCATGAAGGATGATCACGATTACCGCTTCAACGACGCGGACCCTTACATGAAGGGGAGATGGGTGAGTCCGATGAAAGCGGGTGCGGGGGCGGTCCTCACCCAGACGCGAGGGAACAAACGGCTGGACGTGGCGTGGCTTTCGCACGAGCAGGGAATCGAGGTTTTCAAGCAGGTCTTCCCGCTGGGCGATCGGACGGATCGGACCGTGAAGTGGGGGAAAGGCATCCAGGTCTGGATGTTGGAGGGTCGAGATTTTCGATCTCCCAACAGCCAGACGGACGGACCCGACAAGTCGATCTGGGGCGCCGAGCAGACCGCGTGGTTGAAGCAAACGCTGCTGGCCAGCGACGCCGACCACCGGGTCGTGATTTCACCGACTCCGATCATCGGACCGGACCGAGCGATGAAAGGAGACAATCACGCAAATCTCAATGGGTTCTGGTACGAGGCCCAGGCCTTCCTTGACTGGGTTAAGGACAATGGGCTAGACAACATCATCATCATTTGTGGTGATCGACATTGGCAGTATTTCTCCGTCGACGAGCGTAATGGCCGGAACATCCCGGAATTCTGCTGCGGTCCGACCAGCGACGATCACACCCAACAAGTGCCGCCGCCTTACAAGGGAGTCCGACGGCCCTACGGCGCCAGGCGGGGGGGGTTCTTGGGGGTAAGGTTTGACCCCGCGGACCGTTCGCTGGCTTGTCAGTTCTACTCGATGACCGGCGAACCCTTGTTTAAGAAGGTCTTCACGCCCTGA
- a CDS encoding 3-keto-disaccharide hydrolase, with product MKTAKKILAVTLVAIAMASPALGQDSPVDGQKKPGTRRPRSEAKRLLNTDREPNLESAEFVPLFNGRDLAGWKVMQGTMIFEAKGGEIVGTVGRGSSTFLCTERGYQDFIFTCEMKWEEDGNTGVQVRSRMRKDARRSTVIGPQAELEDLAKKGRGWSGGIYGQNCGGWFYPLNAPEHKALKDVIDRDGWNRLTVKVTGNAFKTWVNGMPAANWVDEENEFPNGFIGLQLHAGQQGIIHWRNLKIAEL from the coding sequence GTGAAAACGGCAAAGAAAATATTGGCGGTTACGCTCGTTGCAATAGCGATGGCTTCCCCTGCTCTCGGTCAGGATTCGCCTGTTGATGGCCAGAAGAAGCCAGGCACAAGACGCCCCAGGAGCGAGGCCAAACGACTCCTTAATACCGACAGAGAGCCCAATCTTGAGAGCGCAGAGTTTGTCCCGTTGTTCAATGGCCGAGACCTGGCTGGCTGGAAAGTCATGCAAGGAACCATGATTTTTGAGGCTAAAGGGGGCGAGATCGTCGGAACGGTTGGCAGAGGTTCAAGCACCTTCTTGTGCACGGAGCGGGGCTATCAGGATTTTATTTTTACTTGCGAGATGAAGTGGGAGGAGGACGGAAACACGGGTGTTCAGGTCCGATCAAGGATGCGCAAAGATGCGAGACGCAGCACAGTAATCGGACCCCAGGCTGAATTGGAAGACTTGGCCAAGAAAGGCCGGGGTTGGTCTGGCGGAATCTATGGGCAGAACTGTGGAGGGTGGTTTTACCCCCTAAATGCTCCTGAGCATAAGGCATTGAAGGACGTCATCGATCGTGACGGATGGAATCGACTTACTGTCAAGGTAACGGGAAACGCATTCAAGACGTGGGTGAATGGAATGCCGGCGGCAAACTGGGTCGATGAGGAGAACGAGTTTCCAAACGGGTTCATTGGTTTGCAGCTACACGCTGGACAGCAAGGAATCATCCATTGGCGAAATCTTAAGATTGCGGAGTTATGA
- a CDS encoding transposase family protein translates to MESRRQTAHCPFCGELSRRIHSRYVRKLTDLPWHGLQVRLQWRSQKLFCRNAGRH, encoded by the coding sequence GTGGAGAGTCGCCGGCAGACGGCTCATTGCCCCTTCTGTGGCGAACTTTCCCGACGCATCCATAGCCGGTACGTCCGGAAGTTGACGGACCTGCCATGGCACGGGCTGCAGGTTCGGCTTCAGTGGCGCAGCCAGAAGTTGTTCTGCCGGAACGCTGGGCGTCATTAG
- a CDS encoding malectin domain-containing carbohydrate-binding protein, with product MKRLLSRHADGRRVSRTTAYRSLRGFEPLETRVMLAGDVVYRVNAGGGQLAGDPVWEGDSAQYVNTGALFGGGTNITLAGSVPAGTPAALFETERYDGTAAPEMSWAFPVTPGQYEVRLYFAETFGSIGAGGRVFDVSIEGQLLLNDYDPFVAAGNALNRGVAEIFTIDADNVINIDFQRVVQNPAVKGFEIITLDQTPNELSASRASVAFGDVVLGQSESESLTLRNIGDPGDPLVMIDPAQATVSGGFAFQFAQGGPITLAPGETTLVNVVYTPLALGAAAGTLTIPHSGLNPTISVALSAQGVDPQVVGFGKSTLDPGSATLDSPTSLQFGPDGRLYVAQTDGFIRVLDIVRNGPNDYSVAASETISVVRDIPNFNDDGAAAPGVAGRLITGILVGGTAESPVIYVSNSDPRFYSSSIDSKSGQIARITKEEGQWIRHDVVRGLPRSKADHASNGLAWLRDENGALTNTLLHSIGGNTNRGGPSNSFRDLPEMALSAAIIAIDLDAIGETTYDIPSLDDEDRANTGVVDAFGVPIDVNDHVGGNSGKNQSRLVPGGPVSIYSPGYRNPFDVLVTEDGRVYATDNGPNNGFGVNVAVDGQGLPTNATVPGSGDGVSAPDQLHYIPALGFFAGHVNPTRANANNTFNTSNPQSPVITTVDGAPVSLENPGEFPMLEPGSDGALRTFNGSTNGIAEYTANNFGGQLKGDILTISLNGNLTRVKHDPISGQLLVNEVLANGLGPRSLDVTTVGAGPLAGTIWVTSLDGDAIRVLEPNDGAGGNPDDLDGDGYLNQDEIDNGTNPNNAASVPTDYDLDFTSDLNDPDDDNDLIVDIDDPFAIDATNGAGNPIGTYYAWANEATPAGKLLDLGLTGSMTNGATNYLDTFDPALVTPIGAAGVFNIDSAQPGTARGAANNIQQALQFGFHVAQETTPFTAVTEILAPNDGVGVPSPGQEQGFYLGTGDQDNYVALILSGDSGGSIQVLVEVAGALTVVALDPFTLPTPDNVALFLTVDPLAQTVQAAYRLSSVGALTPVGPAVPIPQAWLAGSMALGLWSSDPTGANAMPVTWNHLGVVREITDRAASANLVVNGGGSQSTSSTAATNAFMLKNTSRSGQELDSVRIDLSTALLASMVFDPNGAVADLVGKTFTPNSGANQTGYLGFSFDTPFGGGFSALNFNFDDFGVGETFGFSADIDPVGAIAAAANVSGLELAGATLTVMFSDGTSTVSRLAGASGSTTASFSESLNGALEAPGVSMIGIGELPNVVAPAGQTIRLTGPAGARVVLQQWEASSQSPASDPFAADNVLAKTEQVVVLGPAGVADVPVVLRFSAGAGLNLFVAELEDSIGRRSGPSHLLALARPAGGAPFDYDASGLVDQSDYQVWRKSFGSTTNLAADGNGDGVIDAADYSAWRDHLGEVVLPPPAPALMVNIDFGGGPTYSGAAAAPVPGTTWNKVLNTAAPGTGGLNDATGQATTVSLSFSTISQFDTGSDTEGERGPGDAYNPLMQDYLFTTGSNSFTLSGLEAGASYDLYLYGQGDKLNQETAFTLGGQTLTTSFDTQVGGNGAFAEGVEFVVFRSAPASAAGTIDFSIAGVANNGGFNGLQLVSSGAAPAIVAARDSTPRYEALDQAFDASIDREPDFAALLLEPPIPASGARRSIAPSGAESLGQRGQHYLATIDRLIAEVVAGRANGQRREHAGPVGQAVREPEDGVNCARKLLSDPLEWRRPSIAQGPVDA from the coding sequence ATGAAGCGACTGCTGAGCAGGCATGCCGATGGCCGCCGGGTTTCTCGCACGACGGCGTACCGGAGTCTGCGCGGGTTCGAGCCGCTCGAAACCCGGGTGATGTTGGCGGGCGACGTCGTCTACCGCGTCAACGCGGGGGGAGGGCAACTGGCGGGCGACCCCGTCTGGGAGGGGGACAGCGCGCAGTACGTCAATACCGGGGCGTTGTTCGGCGGCGGCACGAACATCACGCTCGCCGGCTCGGTCCCAGCCGGCACACCAGCCGCGCTCTTCGAGACCGAGCGATACGATGGCACGGCGGCGCCGGAAATGAGCTGGGCCTTCCCGGTCACGCCCGGCCAGTACGAGGTGAGGCTCTACTTCGCCGAGACCTTCGGCTCGATCGGGGCCGGCGGGCGGGTATTCGACGTGAGCATCGAAGGGCAATTGCTGCTGAACGACTACGATCCGTTTGTCGCGGCCGGCAACGCGCTCAACCGCGGCGTCGCAGAGATTTTCACGATCGACGCGGACAACGTCATCAACATCGATTTCCAGCGCGTGGTGCAGAACCCGGCGGTCAAAGGGTTCGAGATCATCACGCTCGATCAAACGCCCAATGAGCTGTCTGCCAGCCGCGCGTCTGTTGCGTTCGGCGACGTGGTGCTTGGGCAGTCAGAGTCGGAGTCGCTTACTCTCCGCAACATCGGCGACCCGGGCGACCCGCTGGTGATGATCGACCCGGCGCAGGCGACTGTTAGCGGCGGATTCGCGTTCCAGTTCGCCCAGGGGGGGCCGATCACGCTGGCGCCGGGCGAAACCACGCTCGTGAACGTGGTGTACACGCCTCTGGCGCTCGGCGCCGCCGCGGGGACGCTCACGATTCCGCATTCGGGGCTGAACCCCACGATCAGCGTGGCTCTGTCCGCACAGGGGGTCGATCCACAGGTAGTTGGATTCGGCAAATCGACGCTTGACCCGGGTTCCGCCACGCTCGACTCCCCCACATCACTGCAGTTCGGACCGGACGGCAGGCTATACGTCGCGCAGACCGACGGCTTTATCCGCGTGCTGGACATTGTCCGGAACGGGCCGAACGATTACTCCGTCGCCGCCAGCGAAACGATCAGCGTTGTGCGTGACATCCCAAATTTCAACGATGATGGCGCGGCAGCGCCGGGTGTGGCGGGGCGGCTCATCACGGGGATCCTGGTCGGCGGCACGGCCGAGTCGCCGGTGATCTACGTCTCCAACAGCGACCCCCGCTTCTACAGCAGCAGCATCGACAGCAAGAGCGGCCAGATCGCCCGCATCACTAAGGAAGAAGGTCAGTGGATCCGTCACGACGTGGTGCGCGGACTGCCGCGCTCGAAGGCGGACCACGCCAGCAACGGGCTTGCCTGGCTGCGCGATGAGAACGGCGCCCTCACCAACACGCTGCTGCACTCGATCGGCGGCAACACCAACCGCGGGGGGCCATCGAACAGTTTCCGTGACCTGCCCGAGATGGCCCTCAGCGCGGCGATCATCGCGATCGACCTCGACGCGATTGGCGAGACCACTTACGACATTCCTTCGCTAGACGACGAGGACCGCGCCAACACTGGCGTCGTGGACGCCTTCGGCGTACCGATCGACGTCAACGACCATGTCGGCGGCAACTCCGGCAAGAATCAGTCGCGTCTGGTGCCCGGCGGGCCCGTTTCAATCTACTCGCCCGGTTACCGCAACCCATTCGACGTGTTGGTGACCGAAGACGGCCGGGTGTACGCCACCGACAACGGCCCCAACAACGGCTTCGGTGTGAACGTAGCGGTCGACGGTCAGGGCCTGCCCACCAACGCCACTGTGCCGGGGAGCGGCGACGGCGTCTCGGCGCCCGACCAACTGCACTACATTCCGGCGCTCGGGTTTTTCGCCGGGCATGTCAACCCAACGCGCGCCAACGCCAACAACACCTTCAACACCAGCAACCCCCAATCGCCGGTCATCACCACCGTGGACGGTGCTCCGGTCTCGCTGGAGAACCCCGGCGAGTTCCCCATGCTAGAGCCGGGCTCGGACGGGGCGCTCCGCACCTTCAACGGCTCTACCAACGGCATCGCGGAGTATACGGCGAATAACTTCGGCGGCCAGCTTAAGGGGGACATCCTCACCATCAGTCTCAACGGCAACCTCACCCGGGTGAAGCACGACCCCATCAGCGGACAACTGCTGGTGAACGAAGTGCTGGCGAACGGGCTGGGGCCGCGGTCGCTCGACGTAACGACGGTCGGCGCCGGCCCGCTCGCGGGAACGATCTGGGTGACGTCGCTCGATGGCGATGCGATCCGGGTGCTCGAGCCGAACGACGGCGCAGGCGGCAACCCGGACGACCTCGATGGGGACGGCTACCTCAATCAGGACGAGATCGACAACGGCACCAACCCCAACAACGCCGCGAGCGTGCCGACCGACTACGACCTCGACTTCACCTCCGACCTGAACGACCCCGACGACGACAACGACCTGATCGTCGACATCGATGACCCGTTCGCGATCGACGCGACCAACGGCGCCGGCAATCCGATCGGCACGTACTACGCATGGGCGAACGAAGCGACCCCGGCCGGCAAGCTGCTCGACCTCGGCCTGACCGGTTCCATGACGAACGGCGCGACGAACTACCTTGACACGTTCGATCCGGCGCTCGTAACGCCGATCGGCGCGGCCGGGGTGTTCAATATCGATAGCGCTCAGCCAGGCACGGCCCGCGGCGCCGCGAACAACATCCAGCAGGCGCTGCAGTTCGGGTTTCATGTGGCGCAAGAAACGACCCCCTTTACCGCGGTCACTGAAATCCTCGCCCCCAATGACGGCGTGGGCGTCCCCAGTCCAGGACAAGAGCAAGGGTTCTACCTGGGCACGGGCGACCAAGACAACTACGTGGCGCTGATCCTCTCGGGCGATTCGGGCGGGTCGATCCAAGTGCTTGTCGAAGTGGCGGGCGCCCTCACGGTCGTGGCGCTCGACCCGTTCACACTCCCCACGCCAGACAACGTCGCGTTGTTTCTAACGGTGGACCCATTGGCCCAAACCGTGCAGGCCGCCTACCGGCTGAGCAGCGTCGGGGCGCTGACCCCCGTGGGACCGGCCGTCCCTATTCCGCAGGCTTGGCTTGCGGGGAGCATGGCGTTGGGGCTGTGGTCGTCCGACCCTACCGGCGCCAACGCGATGCCGGTCACGTGGAACCACTTGGGCGTGGTGCGCGAGATCACGGACCGCGCGGCGTCGGCGAACCTAGTGGTCAATGGCGGGGGCAGCCAATCAACCTCGAGCACAGCGGCCACCAACGCCTTTATGCTCAAGAACACATCGCGGAGCGGACAGGAACTAGACAGCGTTCGCATCGACCTTTCGACCGCGCTGCTGGCCAGCATGGTGTTCGATCCGAACGGAGCGGTTGCCGACCTTGTCGGCAAGACGTTCACGCCCAATTCCGGCGCCAACCAAACGGGCTACCTCGGTTTCTCGTTCGATACGCCGTTCGGGGGAGGCTTCTCGGCGCTGAACTTCAATTTTGACGACTTCGGCGTCGGCGAGACGTTCGGATTCTCGGCCGACATCGACCCGGTCGGCGCGATCGCGGCCGCGGCGAACGTCTCTGGGCTAGAACTCGCCGGCGCCACCCTGACCGTGATGTTCAGCGACGGAACGTCGACCGTCAGCCGCTTGGCGGGTGCTTCGGGCAGCACGACCGCCTCTTTTTCCGAGTCACTCAACGGCGCCCTCGAGGCGCCCGGCGTCTCGATGATCGGTATCGGTGAATTGCCAAACGTCGTGGCGCCTGCCGGTCAGACGATTCGACTCACCGGACCCGCCGGAGCCCGCGTCGTGCTCCAACAATGGGAAGCCTCCTCACAGTCGCCGGCGTCGGACCCGTTCGCCGCGGACAACGTGCTGGCGAAGACCGAGCAGGTCGTGGTCCTCGGGCCGGCGGGCGTGGCGGACGTGCCGGTCGTGCTGCGTTTCTCTGCCGGTGCGGGACTGAACCTGTTCGTTGCGGAATTAGAAGACTCGATCGGCCGACGCAGCGGTCCGAGCCACCTCCTGGCCCTGGCCCGCCCGGCGGGGGGCGCTCCGTTTGACTACGACGCCAGCGGGCTAGTTGACCAGTCCGACTACCAGGTGTGGCGCAAGTCGTTTGGCTCGACGACCAACCTGGCCGCCGATGGCAACGGCGACGGCGTGATCGACGCCGCCGACTACAGCGCTTGGCGAGATCATCTGGGCGAGGTTGTGCTCCCTCCGCCGGCGCCGGCGCTCATGGTGAACATCGACTTCGGGGGGGGGCCGACCTACTCCGGCGCGGCCGCGGCGCCTGTCCCCGGGACCACGTGGAACAAGGTGCTCAATACCGCGGCGCCGGGCACTGGGGGGTTGAACGACGCAACCGGGCAAGCCACGACCGTCTCGCTTTCGTTCAGCACGATCAGCCAGTTCGACACCGGATCGGATACGGAAGGTGAGCGCGGTCCGGGCGACGCATACAACCCGCTGATGCAGGACTATCTGTTCACCACCGGCTCCAATTCGTTCACGTTGTCTGGTCTGGAAGCCGGCGCCAGCTACGACCTCTACCTCTACGGACAGGGGGACAAGCTCAATCAAGAGACCGCCTTCACGCTCGGTGGCCAAACGCTCACGACCAGCTTCGATACTCAGGTTGGCGGGAACGGTGCGTTCGCCGAGGGGGTGGAGTTCGTCGTCTTCCGATCGGCGCCGGCCTCGGCCGCCGGAACCATCGATTTCTCGATTGCCGGCGTCGCTAACAACGGCGGCTTCAATGGATTGCAATTAGTCTCCTCGGGCGCCGCGCCCGCGATTGTGGCGGCCCGGGACTCGACACCCCGATACGAAGCGTTAGATCAGGCGTTTGACGCGTCGATCGACCGCGAGCCCGACTTTGCTGCTCTCTTGCTCGAACCCCCTATACCGGCGTCAGGGGCGCGACGCTCGATCGCCCCCTCCGGAGCCGAATCGCTGGGTCAGCGAGGGCAGCATTACCTCGCGACGATTGATCGCCTCATCGCCGAGGTCGTGGCGGGCCGCGCAAACGGGCAGCGTCGCGAGCACGCTGGCCCCGTTGGGCAAGCCGTGCGCGAACCAGAAGATGGTGTCAACTGCGCGCGAAAGCTCTTGTCGGACCCACTCGAATGGAGACGGCCATCGATCGCTCAGGGGCCCGTTGATGCCTGA
- a CDS encoding DUF1559 domain-containing protein: MDSSLPKQTRVTAGFTLVELLVVIAIIGILVALLLPAVQAAREAARRTQCKNNLKQLGLAAANHEITHKYLPSGGWGWNWGGDADRGYGKGQPGSWCFNILDFIEEGAVRQIGSDGDPNTITRDQKGQATARSETPIPGLVCPSRQGSALYPFTVKSNTNLKNLNNPSVAARLDYAGNGGSLTPSQWPNGGPANVTSAEPANGWLRDFMSLANLPNKRPNGVVMAYSQLKLARITDGTSKTMFVGEKYIPVSQYDSGEWVANDQTWEIGFDIDTVRHTWWPPLADGDEAPNSGLFLPQADGITPGTAQQTKNIVETQSFGSTHPGGFQFTMCDGSVDTIGYDIDIVVFRALGSRDGGEVAVGR; this comes from the coding sequence ATGGATTCGTCCTTGCCCAAACAGACGCGTGTCACGGCTGGTTTTACGCTCGTGGAGCTCCTAGTGGTGATCGCCATCATCGGCATCCTGGTGGCGCTCTTGCTGCCCGCGGTGCAAGCGGCCCGCGAGGCTGCTCGGCGTACGCAGTGCAAAAACAATCTCAAGCAGCTGGGGCTGGCGGCCGCCAACCATGAGATCACGCACAAGTACCTGCCCAGTGGCGGCTGGGGATGGAACTGGGGTGGGGACGCCGACCGAGGCTACGGCAAGGGCCAGCCCGGCAGCTGGTGCTTCAACATCCTCGACTTCATTGAGGAGGGCGCTGTCCGCCAGATCGGGTCGGACGGCGATCCGAACACGATCACGCGCGACCAGAAAGGTCAGGCCACCGCTCGGTCCGAGACGCCAATCCCGGGCTTGGTTTGTCCTAGCCGTCAGGGTTCTGCCTTGTACCCGTTCACGGTCAAGAGCAACACGAACCTGAAGAACCTGAACAACCCATCGGTCGCCGCACGGCTTGACTACGCCGGCAACGGCGGCTCCTTGACGCCGTCGCAGTGGCCCAACGGGGGACCGGCGAACGTCACTAGCGCGGAACCAGCCAACGGTTGGCTGCGTGACTTTATGTCGCTGGCCAATCTACCGAACAAGCGTCCCAACGGCGTGGTGATGGCCTACTCGCAGCTCAAGCTGGCGCGGATCACCGACGGCACCTCGAAGACCATGTTCGTTGGAGAAAAGTATATCCCGGTCAGCCAGTACGACTCCGGCGAGTGGGTCGCCAACGACCAGACGTGGGAGATCGGCTTCGACATCGACACCGTCCGACACACATGGTGGCCGCCGCTGGCCGACGGCGATGAGGCGCCCAACTCGGGTCTCTTCTTGCCTCAGGCAGACGGCATCACTCCCGGCACTGCCCAACAGACCAAGAATATTGTCGAAACGCAGAGTTTCGGCAGCACCCACCCCGGCGGCTTCCAGTTCACCATGTGCGACGGCTCGGTCGATACGATCGGCTACGACATCGACATCGTTGTCTTCCGGGCGCTGGGCTCCCGCGACGGGGGCGAAGTAGCGGTGGGGAGGTAG
- a CDS encoding LamG domain-containing protein, producing the protein MSRFLLAVGFITLGGLLPGEASADKVHSYTFNNATRSVGGIIDSIGGVNGTLIDPAGTYGVIAGGKVDLSRNNGANSDQPGASDPSGIDVGAYIDLPNGFSNSVFATNNAATFEAWITVDQNRNFARIWDFGTSIGGENISNGGNGEYLSLAANGGAGLQFASRESSSNTAIAINQTPAGPVPVGVQSHVVVTIDGNDTSAGPAGTVKLYLNNVAVGSGKIADMLPLDDVANFGSLLPVNQWIGRSQFNNALFDGFYDEFNVYNTALTPAEIDASFVAKPAPFNGPKVSIDRSSGVVTLFNDTGNAQSLTAFSITSGALALDPSGLAPIAGWTTTSTTDGQVSQSGGTPMAIDATGFSLGTVWTRAPFQDLSLEFTLQGGGTGFAAVTYTGDPVLRSDFNLDGVVNLSDYATFLANSYKPVTAPKIDAYFLGDLDGDLDVDSNDFRLFKADFLAAGNALGALAAFEAAAVPEPSSVLLAISAAAATAVAVRRRR; encoded by the coding sequence ATGTCCAGATTCCTGCTCGCGGTCGGCTTCATAACACTCGGAGGCCTGCTCCCTGGAGAGGCTTCCGCCGACAAGGTGCATTCCTACACATTCAACAACGCAACGCGCAGCGTCGGCGGGATCATCGACAGCATTGGCGGCGTCAACGGTACGCTGATCGATCCCGCCGGCACCTACGGGGTGATCGCCGGGGGCAAGGTCGATTTGTCGCGTAATAACGGCGCCAACTCGGACCAACCGGGCGCCAGCGACCCGTCGGGCATCGATGTTGGCGCCTACATCGACCTGCCGAACGGGTTCTCTAACTCGGTGTTCGCGACCAATAACGCGGCTACTTTCGAGGCCTGGATCACCGTCGATCAGAACCGCAACTTTGCCCGCATCTGGGACTTCGGCACCAGCATCGGCGGGGAGAACATCTCCAACGGCGGCAACGGCGAGTACCTGTCTCTCGCCGCCAATGGCGGCGCCGGACTGCAGTTCGCCTCGCGCGAAAGCTCGTCCAACACCGCGATCGCCATCAATCAAACCCCGGCGGGGCCCGTGCCGGTTGGGGTCCAATCCCACGTGGTGGTCACGATCGACGGCAACGACACTTCAGCCGGCCCGGCCGGGACGGTCAAACTGTACCTCAACAATGTAGCGGTTGGTTCCGGCAAAATCGCCGACATGCTGCCGCTGGACGACGTGGCCAACTTCGGGTCCCTGCTGCCGGTCAATCAGTGGATCGGTCGCTCTCAGTTCAACAATGCGCTGTTCGACGGCTTCTACGACGAGTTCAACGTCTATAACACCGCCCTGACGCCTGCAGAGATCGATGCGTCCTTCGTCGCCAAGCCGGCGCCGTTCAACGGTCCCAAGGTTAGCATCGACCGCAGCAGCGGCGTGGTCACGCTGTTCAACGACACCGGCAACGCCCAGAGCTTGACCGCGTTCAGCATCACGTCGGGCGCCCTGGCGCTCGACCCCAGCGGCCTCGCCCCGATCGCCGGGTGGACGACCACATCAACCACCGATGGACAGGTGTCGCAGAGCGGCGGGACGCCGATGGCGATCGACGCTACCGGCTTCTCGCTCGGCACGGTCTGGACGAGGGCGCCCTTCCAAGACCTCTCGCTTGAGTTCACCCTCCAGGGGGGCGGTACCGGATTCGCCGCGGTGACCTACACCGGCGATCCGGTCCTGCGTAGCGACTTCAATCTCGACGGGGTCGTGAACCTGTCCGACTACGCCACATTCTTAGCCAACTCCTACAAGCCGGTGACGGCGCCCAAGATCGACGCCTATTTTCTGGGCGACTTGGACGGCGACCTAGACGTCGATAGCAACGATTTCCGCCTGTTCAAGGCGGATTTCCTGGCCGCCGGGAACGCCCTGGGCGCTCTGGCCGCGTTCGAGGCCGCGGCGGTCCCCGAGCCCTCGTCGGTGCTGCTGGCGATCAGCGCGGCAGCGGCGACGGCTGTCGCCGTTCGTCGCAGGCGCTAA
- a CDS encoding PEP-CTERM sorting domain-containing protein produces the protein MTFSDLATSGGAVQVTDATANSGFDGPLLHRGIDAVANTTLWGSYLFSRPQGVPPVNQTIGEINTANGATDGFGAARFRTLAEAFGATPQAGMSLSGGGEALGSYPADYFTDPATYTDPLLIVSKVTDVGGATGASTLATVWALNAAGFDSIKAGGVTEAELTSVAIATATDTTTISATHTFDATSFLRITTLRNGAWGVFDEIRYGVGADPTEAGILPVSAIPEPSSIALLGCCLAGIGRRRLRASSV, from the coding sequence TTGACGTTTTCTGACCTGGCGACGTCGGGGGGCGCCGTTCAGGTGACCGACGCTACAGCGAACAGCGGGTTCGACGGGCCGCTCCTGCACCGTGGGATCGACGCGGTAGCCAATACGACGCTGTGGGGCAGCTACCTCTTCAGCCGACCGCAGGGCGTTCCTCCCGTGAACCAGACGATCGGCGAAATCAATACGGCAAACGGAGCGACTGACGGCTTTGGCGCCGCCCGTTTCCGCACGCTCGCTGAGGCGTTTGGTGCGACACCTCAGGCGGGTATGAGCTTGTCCGGAGGAGGGGAGGCTCTGGGAAGCTACCCTGCGGACTACTTCACTGACCCGGCAACGTACACCGACCCTCTGTTGATTGTGAGCAAGGTTACTGATGTTGGCGGCGCCACTGGCGCCTCGACACTCGCCACCGTGTGGGCGCTGAACGCGGCTGGCTTCGACTCGATCAAGGCGGGGGGCGTCACGGAAGCCGAGCTCACCAGCGTGGCCATCGCGACCGCGACCGACACGACCACCATTTCCGCCACGCACACGTTCGACGCCACAAGCTTTTTGCGGATCACCACTCTCCGCAACGGCGCGTGGGGCGTGTTCGACGAGATTCGCTACGGCGTCGGCGCCGACCCGACCGAAGCGGGCATCCTGCCCGTTTCGGCGATCCCCGAACCCTCTTCGATCGCTCTGTTGGGCTGCTGCCTCGCTGGCATCGGGCGCCGTCGGTTGCGGGCGTCCAGCGTGTGA
- a CDS encoding transposase, which translates to MSWKCNGPLPRIGIEEKAFSNGQRRITLLYDLDHDAVEAVSDGNDAEAGFDWLCRNP; encoded by the coding sequence GTGTCGTGGAAGTGCAATGGGCCGCTGCCGCGGATCGGCATCGAGGAGAAGGCGTTCTCCAACGGGCAACGCCGCATCACGCTGCTGTACGACCTCGACCACGACGCGGTGGAGGCGGTCTCGGACGGGAACGACGCCGAGGCGGGGTTCGATTGGCTTTGTAGAAATCCTTGA